The following are encoded in a window of Dryobates pubescens isolate bDryPub1 chromosome 25, bDryPub1.pri, whole genome shotgun sequence genomic DNA:
- the RANBP1 gene encoding ran-specific GTPase-activating protein isoform X2: MADNKETHEEHDTSTENADDSNHDPQFEPIVSLPEQEIKTLEEDEEELFKMRAKLFRFASANDHPEWKERGTGDVKLLKHKEKGTIRLLMRRDKTLKICANHYITPLMELKPIAGSDRAWVWNTHADFADESPKAELLAIRFLNAENAQKFKAKFEECKNEAEKRAKKGTDKNDSADKVAEKLEELSVKEESKESEKKETKEKNEEKQ; the protein is encoded by the exons ATGGCGGACAACAAG GAAACGCATGAAGAGCATGATACTTCTACTGAAAATGCAGATGATTCTAACCATGATCCTCAATTTGAGCCTATAGTCTCTCTTCCTGAGCAAGAAATAAAAACTCTGGAAGAGGATGAGGAAGAACTCTTTAAGAT GCGTGCAAAGCTATTCCGATTTGCATCTGCGAATGACCATCCAGAATGGAAAGAGCGAGGAACTGGTGATGTGAAACTCctgaaacacaaggaaaaggGAACAATTCGCCTCCTCATGAGGAGGGATAAAACCTTAAAAATCTGTGCAAACCATTATA tcACACCCTTAATGGAGCTGAAGCCTATTGCTGGGAGCGACAGGGCATGGGTCTGGAACACACATGCTGACTTTGCAGATGAAAGCCCCAAGGCTGAACTTCTGGCAATCCGATTTTTAAACGCAGAGA ATGCACAGAAATTCAAGGCAAAATTTGAAGAATGCAAGAATGAAGCAGAAAAGAGAGCAAAGAAAG GCACAGACAAAAATGATAGTGCTGATAAAGTCGCTGAAAAACTAGAAGAGCTTTCTGTAAAGGAAGAGAGCAAAGAATCGGAGAAGAAAGAGACCaaggagaaaaatgaagagaagCAATAA
- the RANBP1 gene encoding ran-specific GTPase-activating protein isoform X1, with the protein MADNKETHEEHDTSTENADDSNHDPQFEPIVSLPEQEIKTLEEDEEELFKMRAKLFRFASANDHPEWKERGTGDVKLLKHKEKGTIRLLMRRDKTLKICANHYITPLMELKPIAGSDRAWVWNTHADFADESPKAELLAIRFLNAENAQKFKAKFEECKNEAEKRAKKAGTDKNDSADKVAEKLEELSVKEESKESEKKETKEKNEEKQ; encoded by the exons ATGGCGGACAACAAG GAAACGCATGAAGAGCATGATACTTCTACTGAAAATGCAGATGATTCTAACCATGATCCTCAATTTGAGCCTATAGTCTCTCTTCCTGAGCAAGAAATAAAAACTCTGGAAGAGGATGAGGAAGAACTCTTTAAGAT GCGTGCAAAGCTATTCCGATTTGCATCTGCGAATGACCATCCAGAATGGAAAGAGCGAGGAACTGGTGATGTGAAACTCctgaaacacaaggaaaaggGAACAATTCGCCTCCTCATGAGGAGGGATAAAACCTTAAAAATCTGTGCAAACCATTATA tcACACCCTTAATGGAGCTGAAGCCTATTGCTGGGAGCGACAGGGCATGGGTCTGGAACACACATGCTGACTTTGCAGATGAAAGCCCCAAGGCTGAACTTCTGGCAATCCGATTTTTAAACGCAGAGA ATGCACAGAAATTCAAGGCAAAATTTGAAGAATGCAAGAATGAAGCAGAAAAGAGAGCAAAGAAAG CAGGCACAGACAAAAATGATAGTGCTGATAAAGTCGCTGAAAAACTAGAAGAGCTTTCTGTAAAGGAAGAGAGCAAAGAATCGGAGAAGAAAGAGACCaaggagaaaaatgaagagaagCAATAA
- the TRMT2A gene encoding tRNA (uracil-5-)-methyltransferase homolog A, producing MAEESDRCEPGRVVLPVPEAKDEAEVESKADGGGGGGDPAESPAACPDVYRYIKGDLFTSEIYKVEIQNLPKYIGFNDVKKFLAKYGLSPHKIKLFGKQTFAFVTFKSEEERDKAMKVLHGVLWKSRHLSVRLAKPKADPIAKKRKKEEEMEQGEVKRPAPSQASEEEPLSKQIADVVTPLWNMPYEEQLAKKKQECEQVLQKLTKEIGNNNRALLPWLFLQKQKYNKLCCPIEGVKASPLQTEYRNKCEFLIGTGVNQEDKTVGCRLGKYKGGTCAVVEPFHTIHIPAVAKKVVKAFQDYIRSTPYSVYSPETYEGHWKQLTVRTSRNGHIMAIVYFNPQKLSKEELADLKSSLARYFTEGTGRSSGVTSLYFVEEGQRKSPNLEDLPLEHVAGDKYIYEELLGLKFRISPHAFFQVNTQAAEVLYTAIREWAQLSHESTVLDICCGTGTIGISLAKQVKKVIGIELCQEAVQDAKVNAQINELDNIEFHCGKAEDIVPSLINLLAPQNLITIVDPPRAGLHSKVILAIRRAEHLKKLIYVSCNPRAAMNNFVDLGRAPSNRVKGAAFRPVKAMAVDLFPQTRHCELLIFFERVEYANGSSAGATPDATQVTTAGDDSECLDGTDPSNTAMSQATSVPVDTALEEREST from the exons ATGGCGGAGGAGAGTGATCGGTGCGAGCCCGGCCGCGTCGTGCTTCCTGTGCCGGAGGCTAAAGATGAGGCTGAAGTGGAGAGCAAGGCcgatggaggtggaggtgggggtGACCCCGCGGAGAGCCCCGCAGCCTGCCCCGACGTGTACAGATACATTAAAGGAGACTTATTTACATCTGAGATATATAAAGTAGAAATACAAAACCTTCCCAAGTACATCGGATTTAACGATGTGAAAAAGTTCCTTGCCAAATACGGGCTTAGTCCTCACAAGATAAAACTTTTTGGGAAGCAGACATTCGCGTTCGTGACTTTTAAgagtgaggaggagagggacaagGCCATGAAGGTCCTCCATGGGGTTTTGTGGAAAAGCCGGCACCTGAGCGTTAGGCTCGCCAAGCCGAAGGCTGACCCCATcgcaaaaaaaaggaagaaagaagaggagatggagcagggagaggtgaAGCGACCGGCTCCTTCCCAAGCCAGTGAAGAGGAGCCTCTGAGCAAGCAGATAGCGGATGTGGTGACCCCGCTGTGGAACATGCCCTATGAAGAGCAGCTGGCCAAAAAGAAGCAGGAATGTGAACaagtgctgcagaagctgaCAAA GGAAATAGGAAATAACAATCGAGCTTTATTGCCTTGGCTGtttctgcagaagcagaagtaCAATAAATTGTGCTGCCCGATAGAGGGAGTGAAAGCATCACCTCTGCAG ACAGAATATCGCAACAAATGTGAGTTCTTGATTGGGACTGGTGTAAATCAAGAAGACAAAACTGTGGGCTGTCGTCTTGGCAAATACAAGGGTGGTACATGTGCTGTCGTGGAACCATTTCACACTATTCACATTCCTGCTGTTGCCAAAAAAGTAGTCAAAGCTTTCCAAGACTACATAAG GTCAACTCCTTACTCAGTGTACAGCCCAGAAACCTATGAGGGTCACTGGAAGCAGCTCACAGTCCGTACCAGCAGGAATGGCCACATCATGGCAATTGTTTATTTCAATCCTCAG AAATTAAGTAAAGAAGAGCTAGCTGACCTGAAAAGCTCTCTGGCAAGATACTTCACAGAAGGGACGGGAAGGAGTAGTGGCGTTACTTCTTTGTACTTCGTGGAGGAAGGACAAAG gaaATCTCCCAATCTTGAGGACTTGCCTTTGGAGCACGTGGCTGGTGATAAGTACATATATGAAGAGCTGCTTGGCCTGAAATTCCGAATTTCTCCTCATGCATTTTTTCAA GTGAACACACAAGCTGCAGAAGTTTTGTATACTGCCATTAGGGAGTGGGCGCAGCTGAGCCACGAGAGCACTGTACTGGACATTTGCTGTGGTACAGGAACTATTGGGATTTCTTTGGCAAAG CAAGTAAAGAAAGTGATCGGAATTGAACTCTGCCAAGAAGCTGTGCAGGACGCCAAAGTGAACGCCCAGATTAATG AACTAGATAATATTGAATTTCACTGTGGGAAGGCTGAAGATATTGTTCCATCCCTAATAAACCTATTAGCTCCTCAGAACCTGATTACCATTGTAGATCCACCACGGGCAGGGCTGC ATTCCAAGGTAATTCTTGCCATTAGAAGAGCTGAACATCTGAAGAAGCTGATCTATGTATCCTGCAATCCCAGAGCTGCAATGAATAACTTTGTGGA CCTTGGCCGGGCCCCTTCCAACAGGGTCAAAGGAGCTGCTTTCCGTCCTGTTAAAGCGATGGCTGTGGACCTCTTCCCTCAGACCAGGCACTGCGAGTTACTGATATTCTTTGAAAGGGTTGAATATGCAAATggaagctctgctggagcaACTCCTGATGCTACTCAAGTCACAACAGCAGGAGATGACTCAGAGTGCCTGGATGGCACTGACCCATCTAACACTGCCATGAGCCAGGCAACTTCTGTACCTGTAGATACTGCACTTGAAGAGAGGGAATCAACCTGA